The genome window TGCCGATGTGGAAGAGGCAGCCATTGAAGGCGCCGTTCATCGTTTGCGGCCAAAGCTCATGACCGTCTGCGCCGTTCTCGCCAGCCTGGTCCCGATCTTTTGGGAATCCGGCATCGGCTCCGACGTCATGAAGCCGATTGCCGCGCCTATCGTCGGCGGCATGATTACTTCCACCATCCACGTCCTGATCCTTGTACCCGTCTTCTTCGTCATGATGAAGGAACGCGCACTACGGAAAGGACAGCTACACGCAAAGAACCAAGTCGCTACACATTAGTCCGGGGAGATCAATCCAGCCTTCAGCGGCCTCGTGGGAGGAAACATCGAGTCTCCTCCCACGACTTGACTCTGGAGTACACTCCAGACTTTATGCTGGATTCAGCAAGGAAGGCGAGATGCAGATCGGTCAGGTCGCACAGAGCACGGGACTGAGCATAGACACCATCCGCTTCTATGAGAAGCAGGGGCTGGTTCATGCACCTCCGCGTAGCTCAGGAGGATACCGGGTCTATGACGACCGGGATGTGGAGCGGTTTCAGTTCGTGGGCCGCGCCCAGAATCTCGGCTTTTCTCTTCAGGAGATACGAGAGCTCTTGGTCATTGAGAACAGCAAGGGAGATGGCTGCTCCCACGTACATGACCTGATCGCGGCAAAGATCGGCCAGGTGAAGGAGAAGATCGCGGAGTTGAAACGGATTGAATCGCGGCTGACAAAGGCCCAGAAGCAGTGCAGCGCGGCACTGATGAAAAGCTGCCCTGCGGAATGTCCAGTTCTCGAAGAACTTGAGTCGGGTGCGAGAAAGAGTTGACATGAAAATCGAGATCTTATATTTCAAGGGATGCCCGAACCACGAGCCAGTTGTAAAGCAGGTTCAGCAGATATTACGTTCCGAACAAATCAATGTGCCGGTTGATGAGATAGAAGTCACAGATGCAGCGATGGCCCAAAAGGTGGGTTTTCTTGGCTCACCAAGCATTCGCATTGATGATTTAGATATTGAACCGGATGTTCGTGGGCTACAGACATTCGGGTTTGGCTGCCGGACCTACTCCGATGCGGAGGGGCGGCGATCCGGGATTCCCTCCGCAAATATCATCAAACGGGCCTTATACGAGGCGTCGGCTCCTGGTGTCACGTCTATGAGCGAGCCAGGAT of Acidicapsa ligni contains these proteins:
- a CDS encoding heavy metal-responsive transcriptional regulator encodes the protein MQIGQVAQSTGLSIDTIRFYEKQGLVHAPPRSSGGYRVYDDRDVERFQFVGRAQNLGFSLQEIRELLVIENSKGDGCSHVHDLIAAKIGQVKEKIAELKRIESRLTKAQKQCSAALMKSCPAECPVLEELESGARKS
- a CDS encoding DUF2703 domain-containing protein, coding for MKIEILYFKGCPNHEPVVKQVQQILRSEQINVPVDEIEVTDAAMAQKVGFLGSPSIRIDDLDIEPDVRGLQTFGFGCRTYSDAEGRRSGIPSANIIKRALYEASAPGVTSMSEPG